The proteins below are encoded in one region of Halalkalicoccus jeotgali B3:
- a CDS encoding DUF7116 family protein, giving the protein MGPVSIPPVEQARSIFSELGYTLSGDGTEFRAEREWKVVHVTATTDEDEDSIPDSGSLRCFVTYREAAESLVRRLSDLKPDYEWAVISVTDGSGYDVVHAPSMRA; this is encoded by the coding sequence ATGGGACCTGTTAGCATACCACCCGTCGAGCAGGCCCGGTCGATCTTCAGCGAACTCGGCTACACGCTGTCGGGAGACGGCACCGAGTTCCGCGCCGAGCGCGAGTGGAAGGTCGTTCACGTAACCGCAACTACCGACGAAGACGAAGACTCGATCCCGGATTCGGGCTCGCTTCGCTGTTTCGTCACATATCGGGAGGCCGCCGAGTCGCTCGTTCGCCGCCTCTCGGACCTGAAACCCGACTACGAGTGGGCGGTCATCTCGGTCACCGACGGATCGGGCTACGACGTGGTCCACGCACCCTCGATGCGAGCGTAG
- a CDS encoding DUF5816 domain-containing protein, with product MDRLSIDGETHYVAREEAERGSNGPFYVVYRTTDRRERWGYLCGNCESTNTAMDTMGRIVCNDCPNQRKPTEWDAAHE from the coding sequence ATGGACCGACTGTCGATCGACGGGGAGACTCACTACGTCGCCCGCGAGGAGGCAGAGAGGGGTTCGAACGGGCCCTTCTACGTCGTCTACCGGACGACGGACCGACGCGAGCGGTGGGGCTATCTCTGTGGGAACTGCGAGAGCACCAACACCGCCATGGACACCATGGGTCGGATCGTCTGTAACGACTGTCCTAACCAGCGCAAGCCCACCGAGTGGGACGCGGCGCACGAATAA
- a CDS encoding polysaccharide deacetylase family protein codes for MTQRSPSRRAILGLSGATLAGLAGCLGSLSTDTDEPTDHIDDTDNESDDGSDDEDSTPPEPPDGGAVVFVYDDGPMEDYTQALPAHRRFDAPATVGIVSDWVGRADYQDNGCMDVEHLEELVDAGWEIASHTTEHTTLGTFELLKDAHPDDTRIYPEEIRHGYHRGKTIEIINDEHDFTRTVADYGTDGTGRYVEVDTPIDRRCLAGETIVRYPEEQMRTSLEESKRALEGMGFSVETLLAPYDNFGEYARQFATEHYSGVANARHGERVNAREGFDPYRTRRDYFIEYTDRESVTRDLDEIAETGALGVVGAHTFKEEVTEERIADTLSWVHERDITVLTLREAIERYAR; via the coding sequence ATGACACAAAGATCACCCTCCCGTCGGGCGATACTCGGGTTGAGTGGAGCGACCCTCGCCGGATTGGCCGGCTGTCTCGGGAGCCTCTCGACGGACACCGACGAACCGACCGACCACATCGACGATACCGACAACGAATCGGATGACGGGAGCGACGACGAGGACTCGACGCCCCCGGAGCCGCCGGACGGCGGGGCGGTGGTGTTCGTCTACGACGACGGCCCGATGGAGGATTACACCCAAGCGTTGCCGGCCCACCGGCGTTTCGATGCCCCGGCGACGGTCGGGATCGTCAGCGACTGGGTCGGGCGCGCCGACTATCAGGACAACGGCTGTATGGACGTCGAGCATCTCGAAGAACTGGTCGATGCCGGCTGGGAGATCGCCTCCCACACGACCGAACACACCACGCTGGGCACGTTCGAACTCCTGAAAGACGCCCACCCCGACGACACGCGCATCTACCCCGAGGAGATCCGCCATGGCTACCACCGGGGCAAGACCATTGAGATCATCAACGATGAACACGATTTCACCCGCACGGTCGCGGATTACGGAACTGACGGGACGGGCAGATACGTCGAGGTCGACACGCCCATCGACCGCCGGTGTCTCGCCGGCGAGACGATAGTGCGCTACCCCGAAGAACAGATGCGCACCTCGCTAGAGGAGTCGAAGCGCGCGCTCGAAGGGATGGGGTTTTCGGTCGAGACGCTGCTTGCGCCCTACGACAACTTCGGCGAGTACGCCCGACAGTTCGCCACGGAGCACTACTCGGGCGTGGCAAACGCCCGCCACGGCGAGCGAGTGAACGCCCGCGAGGGGTTCGACCCGTATCGGACGCGTCGGGATTACTTCATCGAGTACACGGATCGCGAGTCGGTCACACGCGACCTGGACGAGATCGCCGAGACGGGGGCCCTGGGGGTGGTGGGTGCACATACGTTCAAGGAGGAGGTCACGGAAGAACGGATCGCGGACACCCTCTCGTGGGTCCACGAGCGCGATATCACCGTCCTCACCCTGCGCGAGGCCATCGAACGCTACGCGAGGTGA
- a CDS encoding universal stress protein, which produces MTRVVVPVRYPLSRRSKRTVERALAVAEDDDADLTVLHVNLYQNGHPITRSELKRAIETEFGRLPSVRYVVRSGFLVEETILDEIAAEDADIVVIGHRQASRWKRLINRLVRDPDIESFLKNHLDCTVITVSG; this is translated from the coding sequence GTGACTCGCGTCGTCGTTCCGGTCAGATATCCCCTCTCGAGACGCTCGAAACGGACCGTCGAGCGCGCGCTCGCTGTCGCAGAAGACGACGACGCCGACCTGACCGTGTTACACGTCAACCTCTATCAGAACGGCCACCCGATCACGCGTTCGGAACTGAAGCGCGCGATCGAGACCGAGTTCGGGCGACTACCGAGCGTTCGCTACGTCGTTCGGTCGGGCTTTTTGGTCGAGGAGACGATCCTCGACGAGATCGCCGCCGAGGACGCCGACATCGTCGTCATCGGCCACAGGCAGGCCTCGCGCTGGAAGCGCCTGATCAACCGTCTGGTGCGCGATCCCGACATCGAGAGTTTCCTCAAGAACCACCTCGACTGTACCGTAATCACCGTCAGCGGCTGA
- a CDS encoding mechanosensitive ion channel family protein translates to MQIGQTIVETIEGFLQWLVTSITGRLLLALAVLVVGWYVSGVVVRMLGRPVAQQFERQSLSRTVLRGIKLGIILFAVTIAAGILGVGIGNIFLSVTVISAVIGVILAPVIGNYVGGLFVLADQPYEIGDMVEIVDAQQRGFIEDITLRYTKILTEDNSVLVIPNATIRERDVINYSAEDERTRMTLDMTVTYEGDLAEARRLVVRAARQAEGVIAGGPTIRVGNARYPARPTCQIREYGDHGVALRLRYWVRTPYYAAKVQSEIQERIWKELDDLDVEIPYPHAHVVFDDTSGEARVSMDRAEGQTESDVSR, encoded by the coding sequence ATGCAGATCGGCCAGACGATCGTCGAGACGATCGAGGGATTCCTCCAGTGGCTCGTCACCTCGATCACGGGTCGGCTGTTGCTCGCGCTTGCGGTGCTGGTCGTCGGCTGGTACGTCTCGGGCGTCGTCGTCCGGATGCTCGGACGGCCGGTCGCCCAGCAATTCGAGCGCCAGAGCCTCTCGCGGACGGTCCTACGCGGCATCAAACTCGGAATCATCCTCTTTGCGGTCACGATCGCTGCCGGGATCCTCGGCGTCGGGATCGGCAACATCTTCCTCTCGGTGACCGTGATCTCGGCGGTGATCGGTGTCATCCTCGCGCCGGTCATCGGCAACTACGTCGGCGGGCTGTTCGTGCTCGCGGACCAACCCTACGAGATCGGCGACATGGTCGAGATCGTCGACGCCCAACAGCGGGGGTTCATCGAGGACATCACGCTTCGCTATACGAAGATCCTCACCGAGGACAACTCCGTGCTCGTGATCCCCAACGCCACGATCCGCGAACGGGACGTGATCAACTACTCCGCCGAGGACGAGCGCACGCGAATGACGCTGGATATGACCGTTACCTACGAGGGCGACCTCGCAGAGGCGCGCCGGCTGGTCGTGCGGGCCGCCCGGCAGGCCGAGGGCGTCATCGCGGGCGGGCCGACGATCCGAGTCGGCAACGCCCGGTATCCGGCCCGTCCGACCTGTCAGATCCGCGAATACGGCGATCACGGCGTCGCACTCAGGCTGCGCTACTGGGTTCGAACGCCGTACTACGCCGCGAAGGTCCAGTCGGAGATCCAAGAGCGGATCTGGAAGGAACTCGACGACCTCGACGTCGAGATCCCGTACCCTCACGCACACGTCGTCTTCGACGACACCAGCGGCGAGGCCCGCGTGTCGATGGACCGCGCCGAGGGACAGACCGAGTCGGACGTCAGCCGCTGA
- a CDS encoding proteasome assembly chaperone family protein, which produces MAQTPMETSFHVTHEADRTGETLLVGLSQFGLAGLTAVDYLATQLELEETGHITAEALPSITPFAEGRPRHHTRLYSRPDLEFTVLVGELFVPVQAADPFSRAILEWTDHNTVDEVAVLSGIPLAHGPEDHRTFYIATEDYRRDRLAETDVDPMGMGFLDGVNASLIERGLDTDLDVGVFVTPVHAQTPDAEAALRLLSTLKAVYDLDLDTGPLEAFAGEVKNHYAQLSERLEAAQSHERPDDRMFM; this is translated from the coding sequence ATGGCGCAGACTCCCATGGAGACGTCGTTTCACGTCACACACGAGGCCGATCGGACGGGCGAGACGCTGCTGGTCGGCCTCTCGCAGTTCGGACTGGCCGGGCTGACGGCCGTCGACTACCTCGCCACTCAGCTCGAACTCGAAGAGACCGGTCACATCACCGCCGAGGCCCTGCCGTCGATCACGCCCTTCGCCGAGGGCCGCCCGCGACACCACACGCGGTTGTACTCCCGTCCGGACCTCGAGTTCACCGTCCTCGTCGGCGAACTGTTCGTCCCTGTTCAGGCGGCCGACCCGTTCAGCCGGGCGATCCTCGAGTGGACCGACCACAACACCGTCGACGAGGTGGCCGTCCTCTCGGGGATCCCCCTCGCACACGGCCCCGAGGACCACCGCACCTTCTATATCGCCACCGAGGACTACCGCCGCGACCGGCTCGCCGAGACCGACGTCGACCCGATGGGGATGGGGTTTCTCGACGGCGTCAACGCGAGTCTCATCGAGCGAGGACTCGATACGGACCTCGACGTGGGCGTGTTCGTGACTCCCGTTCACGCCCAAACCCCCGACGCCGAGGCGGCCCTTCGCCTCCTCTCGACGCTGAAGGCGGTCTACGACCTCGATCTCGACACCGGACCCCTCGAAGCGTTCGCGGGGGAGGTAAAGAACCACTACGCCCAGCTCTCCGAACGCCTCGAAGCCGCCCAGTCCCACGAGCGCCCCGACGACCGGATGTTCATGTAA
- the trmB gene encoding HTH-type sugar sensing transcriptional regulator TrmB, protein MTSPDLRATLEAVGEQFNLGEYEIDAYLTVLEHGQLTASEIADRTDIPQPRVYDTVRSLSDRGLVELRETRPMQIIAVDPEEAFSRVRGSLEEMVDELEARYTAPARETEAVSLVKSRSTILRHLEDVIEAAEYELILSLTPDLLDRFADDLREALSSGVSIELLVAPVSEAPSPEEYPYGEVSTVARGRRGITTPVIAVADGVYSVYATQDAIRDDRDRYGVIFNRSALGFLVSGFFGTVLWTTAETLAENGDGRPFPRKYASIRRCVKDIRELGGDFFASVEGRDVETGEPRVVRGRVAGVDFEDTEEVATMTIETDNGEVSVGGRVAALERIEAHEIHVDRDGVPSQ, encoded by the coding sequence ATGACCAGCCCGGATCTCCGTGCGACCCTCGAAGCAGTCGGCGAGCAGTTCAACCTCGGCGAGTACGAGATCGACGCCTACCTCACCGTCCTCGAACACGGCCAACTCACCGCAAGCGAGATCGCCGACAGGACCGACATCCCCCAGCCGCGAGTCTACGACACCGTTCGCAGCCTCTCGGACCGCGGGCTGGTCGAACTGCGCGAGACCCGCCCGATGCAGATCATCGCGGTCGACCCCGAGGAGGCCTTCTCGCGGGTTCGGGGCTCGCTCGAGGAGATGGTCGACGAACTCGAGGCGCGTTACACCGCCCCCGCCCGCGAAACGGAGGCGGTCTCGTTGGTGAAATCCCGCTCGACGATCCTCAGACACCTCGAAGACGTGATCGAGGCCGCCGAGTACGAACTGATCCTCTCGTTGACTCCGGACCTGCTCGATCGGTTCGCCGACGATCTGCGCGAGGCGCTCTCGTCGGGGGTAAGCATCGAACTGCTCGTCGCGCCCGTTTCCGAGGCTCCCTCGCCCGAGGAGTACCCCTACGGCGAGGTCTCGACGGTCGCTCGCGGTCGGCGCGGGATCACCACGCCCGTGATCGCAGTCGCCGACGGGGTCTACTCGGTGTATGCCACCCAGGACGCCATCCGCGACGACCGCGACCGGTACGGCGTGATCTTCAACCGCTCGGCGCTTGGCTTTCTCGTCTCGGGCTTTTTCGGGACCGTACTCTGGACCACGGCCGAGACGCTCGCAGAGAACGGCGACGGACGGCCCTTCCCGAGAAAGTACGCCTCGATCCGCCGGTGTGTCAAGGACATCCGCGAACTCGGTGGGGATTTCTTCGCGAGCGTCGAGGGCCGGGACGTCGAGACCGGCGAGCCCCGCGTGGTGCGCGGGCGGGTCGCAGGCGTCGACTTCGAGGATACCGAGGAGGTCGCGACGATGACCATCGAGACCGACAACGGCGAGGTGAGCGTCGGTGGGCGCGTGGCCGCACTCGAGCGGATCGAGGCCCACGAGATCCACGTCGACCGCGACGGCGTTCCCTCCCAGTAA
- a CDS encoding DUF4177 domain-containing protein → MSQDRVRWEYETLRPPREATKKEASDPKAELNALGEEGWELVETVEYTGGGTKFLLFKRPIDDGAT, encoded by the coding sequence ATGAGTCAGGACCGAGTACGATGGGAGTACGAGACGCTCAGGCCTCCCCGCGAGGCGACGAAAAAGGAGGCCAGCGACCCGAAGGCTGAACTGAACGCGCTCGGCGAAGAGGGCTGGGAGCTGGTCGAGACCGTCGAGTACACCGGCGGCGGAACGAAGTTTCTGCTGTTCAAGCGTCCAATTGACGACGGAGCGACATGA
- a CDS encoding aldo/keto reductase, translating into MEYTTLGTTGLEVSTLCLGCMNFGSDRPWMIDDDEKSRAVIERALDLGINFLDTANVYSRGESEEIVGRAIEGYDRSELVLATKVYGEMGEGPNQGGLSRKHIIDQCEASLDRLGTDYIDLYQIHRWDDQTPIEETLSALNHLVEEGLVRYIGASTMMGWQFAKALYESDLNDYERFVSMQPEYSLVDRHEEENLLPVCADQGVGVVPWSPLAGGFLTGKYERDAEPESGRAATDEHTRERFTEENWAVLDAVREIAAEKDASPAQVSLAWLLHKPVVDAPIIGPRSLDHLDENAGAVSVSLTDEEIERLEAPKTPVWSRATGDL; encoded by the coding sequence ATGGAGTATACGACCCTCGGAACCACCGGCCTCGAGGTCTCGACGCTCTGTCTCGGCTGCATGAACTTCGGAAGCGACCGGCCCTGGATGATCGACGACGACGAAAAGAGCCGGGCGGTCATCGAGCGCGCGCTCGATCTCGGGATCAACTTCCTCGATACGGCGAACGTCTACTCGCGCGGGGAGAGCGAGGAGATCGTCGGGCGGGCCATCGAGGGCTACGACCGCTCGGAACTCGTGCTCGCCACCAAAGTCTACGGGGAGATGGGCGAGGGCCCCAATCAGGGCGGGCTCTCACGAAAGCACATCATCGACCAGTGCGAGGCGAGCCTCGACCGACTCGGGACGGACTACATCGACCTCTATCAGATCCACCGCTGGGACGACCAGACGCCGATCGAGGAGACGCTTTCGGCACTCAACCATCTCGTCGAGGAAGGGCTCGTGCGGTATATCGGCGCCTCGACGATGATGGGCTGGCAGTTCGCGAAGGCCCTCTACGAGAGCGACCTCAACGATTACGAGCGATTCGTCTCGATGCAGCCCGAATACAGCCTCGTCGATCGCCACGAGGAGGAGAACCTGCTTCCCGTGTGTGCCGATCAGGGCGTCGGCGTGGTTCCGTGGAGCCCGCTCGCGGGCGGCTTTCTCACCGGCAAGTACGAGCGCGACGCCGAGCCCGAATCGGGGCGGGCGGCCACCGACGAGCACACCCGCGAGCGCTTCACCGAGGAAAATTGGGCGGTGCTCGACGCCGTCCGCGAGATCGCCGCCGAGAAGGACGCCTCGCCTGCACAGGTCAGTCTGGCGTGGCTGTTGCACAAACCGGTAGTCGACGCCCCGATCATCGGGCCCCGGTCGCTCGACCACCTCGATGAGAACGCCGGGGCGGTCTCGGTGTCGCTGACCGACGAGGAGATCGAGCGTCTAGAAGCGCCGAAGACCCCCGTTTGGTCGCGTGCGACCGGCGACCTCTGA
- a CDS encoding TrmB family transcriptional regulator produces the protein MSGDEGDLGTILEEGGLSPYQAAAFVALLDLGSASARTIARASDVPDPRIYDVLRDLEADGYVETYEQDRLHARVSDLDRITDRLAARAERFAWASEEVTERYERPHAEIGEARIVGRFETVFDHARGAIERATDRVQASLTPEEFADLEPALAAAIDRGVDIQLSIHGNEDSMPATGTLAGACTEARYRPLPAPFVVLVDRSELCFVPHSDSINEYGVIVDDRTHAYVFHWFFTLCLWDVWEVHYSGRANEPPITYAGLRECLRAIEPELDAGRTVLVTVEGRWTDTGEGCSIVGQALECTYTTQSANVRVDPTIAAYAGRATLTVTTDDGPVSVGGWGATVEDAEVNRITVESIE, from the coding sequence ATGTCCGGCGACGAGGGCGATCTCGGGACGATCCTCGAGGAGGGTGGTCTCTCGCCGTATCAGGCCGCCGCCTTCGTCGCGCTGTTGGATCTGGGGTCGGCGTCCGCCCGGACGATCGCACGGGCGAGTGACGTACCCGACCCGCGGATCTACGACGTGTTGCGCGATCTGGAAGCCGACGGCTACGTCGAGACCTACGAACAGGACCGTCTGCACGCCCGGGTGAGCGACCTCGATCGGATCACCGACAGACTGGCCGCACGCGCCGAGCGCTTCGCGTGGGCCAGCGAGGAGGTCACGGAGCGATACGAGCGCCCCCACGCGGAGATCGGCGAGGCGCGGATCGTCGGCCGGTTCGAGACGGTGTTCGACCACGCACGCGGGGCCATCGAACGGGCGACCGACCGGGTGCAAGCCTCGCTCACCCCCGAGGAGTTCGCGGACCTCGAACCCGCGCTCGCGGCCGCCATCGACCGTGGCGTCGACATCCAGCTCTCGATCCACGGCAACGAGGACTCGATGCCCGCCACCGGGACGCTCGCGGGCGCCTGTACTGAGGCGCGCTATCGGCCGCTTCCTGCGCCCTTCGTCGTGCTCGTCGACCGCTCGGAGCTGTGTTTCGTCCCCCACAGCGACTCGATCAACGAGTACGGCGTGATCGTCGACGACCGAACCCACGCCTACGTGTTTCACTGGTTTTTCACCCTCTGTCTGTGGGACGTCTGGGAGGTCCACTACTCCGGGCGGGCGAACGAGCCGCCGATCACCTACGCCGGCCTGCGCGAGTGTCTCCGGGCGATCGAACCCGAACTCGACGCCGGGCGGACCGTCCTCGTGACGGTCGAGGGGCGGTGGACCGACACCGGCGAGGGCTGTTCGATCGTCGGGCAGGCACTCGAGTGTACCTACACGACCCAGTCGGCAAACGTGCGGGTCGACCCGACGATCGCCGCCTACGCCGGGCGCGCGACGCTGACTGTCACCACCGACGACGGTCCCGTCTCGGTCGGCGGGTGGGGTGCGACCGTCGAGGATGCCGAGGTGAACCGGATCACCGTCGAGTCGATCGAGTAG
- a CDS encoding PH domain-containing protein, whose product MDELPARFGGADWLDLGPDEEVLWAGHPSFVPYLGGFALGAALIVAGVAGAILLGEFALVGVLAFAVGLAVVGWTYYQRISTGYVITSAEVYHKEGLIARDVTQIRYERIQNTSFSQTVLERTLSYGDVIITSAGTGEVEITLRNVPDPERLKRLLSEQLDAVYATGTARAERSIRTDT is encoded by the coding sequence ATGGACGAACTGCCGGCGCGTTTTGGCGGCGCCGACTGGCTCGATCTCGGACCCGACGAGGAGGTCCTCTGGGCCGGCCACCCGAGTTTCGTCCCCTATCTCGGGGGATTCGCCCTCGGGGCGGCGTTGATCGTCGCCGGCGTCGCCGGGGCGATCCTGCTCGGGGAGTTCGCGCTCGTGGGCGTCCTCGCGTTCGCGGTCGGTCTCGCAGTGGTCGGTTGGACGTACTACCAGCGGATCTCGACGGGTTACGTCATCACGAGCGCCGAGGTCTACCACAAGGAGGGTCTGATCGCCCGGGACGTGACCCAGATCCGCTACGAGCGGATCCAGAACACCTCCTTCAGCCAGACGGTCCTCGAACGCACGCTCTCGTATGGCGACGTGATCATCACCAGCGCGGGCACCGGCGAGGTCGAGATCACCCTCCGGAACGTTCCCGACCCCGAGCGGCTCAAGCGACTGTTGAGCGAGCAACTCGACGCAGTTTACGCGACGGGGACCGCGCGGGCGGAGCGGTCGATCCGGACCGACACCTGA
- a CDS encoding extracellular solute-binding protein, whose product MDDPVYPPRTDLNLTERLSNDVLSRVQDTYMDTSVETASHPETGDLHALPLFPDFPVMLYRKDLVEEAGYDTSGWATNALSWQEFSEVVADTQQQAGLTYGFTTQGAAYEGLSCCTFNETMSGWGGAYFGGIDNLFEAGDRPVTVDEKPVLDAIRMMRAFMYGEEDEHALDGFQQICPTAIVQWIEDDSLGPFQNGNAVAHRNWPYAIAETASEDAFGEAIGVMPIPYGVTPEQAQYEGTGGTCAALGGWNLAINPYSDRVDEAIQMIEAFSQESMQVFLFEEQSLFPPNLDLLETEEIRQIEPLGRYVETLQTLGENAIPRPVTDIWAEQGAVIAIEVQNAYTGQKSPEEAMTDLRNRLQESEQDVGN is encoded by the coding sequence GTGGACGATCCCGTTTATCCTCCGCGAACAGACCTCAACCTGACCGAGCGACTCTCGAACGACGTACTGAGTCGGGTGCAGGACACCTACATGGACACCTCCGTCGAGACGGCGAGCCATCCCGAGACGGGGGATCTCCATGCCCTGCCGCTGTTTCCCGACTTCCCGGTGATGCTCTACCGGAAGGACCTCGTCGAGGAGGCGGGCTACGACACGAGCGGGTGGGCGACCAACGCGCTCTCCTGGCAGGAGTTCTCCGAGGTCGTCGCCGACACCCAACAGCAGGCCGGTCTCACGTACGGCTTTACCACACAGGGGGCGGCCTACGAGGGGCTGTCGTGTTGTACGTTCAACGAGACGATGTCGGGTTGGGGCGGGGCGTACTTCGGCGGTATCGACAACCTCTTCGAGGCCGGCGACCGGCCCGTCACCGTCGACGAGAAGCCGGTCCTCGACGCGATCCGCATGATGCGGGCGTTCATGTACGGCGAGGAGGACGAACACGCCCTCGACGGGTTCCAACAGATCTGTCCCACCGCGATCGTCCAGTGGATCGAGGACGACTCGCTGGGTCCGTTCCAGAACGGCAACGCCGTCGCCCACCGGAACTGGCCCTATGCGATCGCAGAAACCGCAAGCGAGGACGCCTTCGGCGAGGCCATCGGCGTAATGCCGATCCCTTACGGCGTCACGCCCGAGCAGGCCCAGTACGAGGGAACCGGCGGGACCTGTGCGGCGCTCGGGGGATGGAACCTGGCGATCAACCCCTACAGCGATCGTGTCGATGAAGCCATCCAGATGATCGAGGCGTTCTCCCAGGAGAGCATGCAGGTCTTTCTCTTCGAGGAGCAGAGCCTGTTTCCGCCGAACCTCGACCTGCTCGAAACGGAGGAGATCCGACAGATCGAACCGCTCGGGCGGTACGTCGAGACGCTCCAGACGCTCGGCGAGAACGCTATCCCGCGGCCGGTGACGGACATCTGGGCCGAACAGGGCGCCGTGATCGCGATCGAGGTACAAAACGCCTACACCGGACAGAAATCACCCGAAGAAGCGATGACCGATCTGAGAAACCGACTGCAGGAAAGCGAACAGGACGTGGGGAACTAG